In Puntigrus tetrazona isolate hp1 chromosome 7, ASM1883169v1, whole genome shotgun sequence, the following are encoded in one genomic region:
- the lin7c gene encoding protein lin-7 homolog C gives MASLGEPVRLERDISRAIELLDKLQRTGEVPPQKLQALQRVLQSEFCNAVREVYEHVYETVDINSSPEVRANATAKATVAAFAASEGHSHPRVVELPKTEEGLGFNIMGGKEQNSPIYISRIIPGGIADRHGGLKRGDQLLSVNGVSVEGEHHEKAVELLKAAQGTVKLVVRYTPKVLEEMESRFEKLRSAKRRQQNNYPQ, from the exons ATGGCCTCTTTGGGAGAACCCGTGCGTCTAGAAAGAG ACATATCTCGTGCCATTGAGCTGCTGGACAAACTCCAGAGAACGGGGGAAGTGCCTCCCCAGAAGCTGCAGGCGCTGCAGAGGGTTTTGCAGAGCGAGTTCTGCAATGCCGTGCGGGAG GTGTATGAGCATGTTTATGAGACGGTGGACATAAATAGCAGCCCAGAGGTGAGGGCGAATGCAACAGCAAAG GCTACAGTGGCTGCATTTGCAGCGAGCGAGGGTCATTCTCACCCACGTGTGGTAGAGCTCCCTAAAACCGAGGAAGGATTGGGGTTCAACATCATGGGTGGAAAGGAACAAAACTCACCCATCTACATCTCCCGTATCATTCCTGGAGGCATCGCCGATCGACACGGTGGTCTGAAGAGAGGAGATCAGCTGCTGTCCGTTAATGGAGTG AGCGTAGAAGGAGAGCACCACGAGAAAGCCGTGGAGCTGTTGAAGGCTGCTCAGGGTACAGTGAAGCTGGTGGTACGGTACACCCCTAAGGTTCTCGAAGAGATGGAGTCGCGCTTTGAGAAGTTGAGGTCTGCCAAACGCCGGCAACAGAACAACTACCCCCAGTAG
- the bdnf gene encoding brain-derived neurotrophic factor isoform X1, translated as MFQQVRRVMTILFVTMVISYFSCMRAAPMREIPGVQGGHRAEGYLGAAAAAAAAVTSGSRGHGTPQSGGGLPSLTDTFEQVIEELLEVEGEATQQLGPGVDQGQGGSGPAAVADSKDVDMYASRVMISNQVPLEPPLLFLLEEYKNYLDAANMSMRVRRHSDPARRRELSVCDSISQWVTALDKKTAIDMSGQTVTVLEKVPVTNGQLKQYFYETKCNPLGYTKEGCRGIDKRHYNSQCRTTQSYVRALTMDSKRKIGWRFIRIDTSCVCTLTIKRGR; from the coding sequence TTCCAACAGGTTAGAAGAGTGATGACCATCCTGTTCGTTACTATGGTTATTTCATACTTCAGTTGCATGAGAGCTGCGCCCATGAGAGAGATCCCGGGCGTACAGGGGGGCCACCGGGCCGAGGGCTACCTGGGTGCcgctgccgccgccgccgctgccGTCACCTCAGGCAGCCGAGGCCACGGGACTCCACAGAGTGGGGGCGGGCTGCCCTCGCTCACGGACACTTTCGAGCAGGTGATTGAGGAGTTGCTTGAGGTGGAAGGAGAGGCGACGCAGCAACTGGGGCCCGGGGTCGACCAGGGCCAAGGAGGGAGCGGTCCCGCAGCCGTGGCTGACTCGAAGGACGTTGACATGTACGCCTCGCGGGTGATGATCAGCAACCAAGTGCCTTTGGAGCCGCCGTTACTCTTTCTCTTGGAGGAATACAAAAACTACCTGGACGCCGCCAACATGTCGATGCGCGTGCGGCGGCACTCGGACCCCGCGCGGCGAAGGGAGCTCAGCGTTTGTGACAGTATTAGCCAGTGGGTGACGGCTCTGGACAAAAAGACGGCCATAGATATGTCGGGCCAGACGGTCACCGTCCTGGAGAAGGTCCCCGTGACTAACGGTCAGCTGAAGCAATACTTTTACGAGACCAAATGCAACCCCTTGGGGTACACAAAGGAGGGCTGCCGAGGAATAGACAAGCGGCACTATAACTCGCAATGCCGGACAACCCAGTCTTACGTGCGAGCCCTTACCATGGATAGCAAAAGGAAGATCGGCTGGCGGTTTATACGGATAGACACTTCGTGTGTATGCACATTGACCATTAAGAGGGGCAGATAG
- the bdnf gene encoding brain-derived neurotrophic factor isoform X2, with protein sequence MTILFVTMVISYFSCMRAAPMREIPGVQGGHRAEGYLGAAAAAAAAVTSGSRGHGTPQSGGGLPSLTDTFEQVIEELLEVEGEATQQLGPGVDQGQGGSGPAAVADSKDVDMYASRVMISNQVPLEPPLLFLLEEYKNYLDAANMSMRVRRHSDPARRRELSVCDSISQWVTALDKKTAIDMSGQTVTVLEKVPVTNGQLKQYFYETKCNPLGYTKEGCRGIDKRHYNSQCRTTQSYVRALTMDSKRKIGWRFIRIDTSCVCTLTIKRGR encoded by the coding sequence ATGACCATCCTGTTCGTTACTATGGTTATTTCATACTTCAGTTGCATGAGAGCTGCGCCCATGAGAGAGATCCCGGGCGTACAGGGGGGCCACCGGGCCGAGGGCTACCTGGGTGCcgctgccgccgccgccgctgccGTCACCTCAGGCAGCCGAGGCCACGGGACTCCACAGAGTGGGGGCGGGCTGCCCTCGCTCACGGACACTTTCGAGCAGGTGATTGAGGAGTTGCTTGAGGTGGAAGGAGAGGCGACGCAGCAACTGGGGCCCGGGGTCGACCAGGGCCAAGGAGGGAGCGGTCCCGCAGCCGTGGCTGACTCGAAGGACGTTGACATGTACGCCTCGCGGGTGATGATCAGCAACCAAGTGCCTTTGGAGCCGCCGTTACTCTTTCTCTTGGAGGAATACAAAAACTACCTGGACGCCGCCAACATGTCGATGCGCGTGCGGCGGCACTCGGACCCCGCGCGGCGAAGGGAGCTCAGCGTTTGTGACAGTATTAGCCAGTGGGTGACGGCTCTGGACAAAAAGACGGCCATAGATATGTCGGGCCAGACGGTCACCGTCCTGGAGAAGGTCCCCGTGACTAACGGTCAGCTGAAGCAATACTTTTACGAGACCAAATGCAACCCCTTGGGGTACACAAAGGAGGGCTGCCGAGGAATAGACAAGCGGCACTATAACTCGCAATGCCGGACAACCCAGTCTTACGTGCGAGCCCTTACCATGGATAGCAAAAGGAAGATCGGCTGGCGGTTTATACGGATAGACACTTCGTGTGTATGCACATTGACCATTAAGAGGGGCAGATAG